In the Candidatus Eisenbacteria bacterium genome, one interval contains:
- a CDS encoding DNA-directed RNA polymerase subunit beta', producing RKRVPVIVEDKEKRLLPSVVVHDSAGNQLASYSLPTGSMLLVREGQLIKTGDVVAKIRRESSKTRDITGGLPRVSELFEARKPKDAAVISEIDGIVHVGKVSRGMRKVRVEGDNEESREYQIPQGRHLYVQDGTEVRAGDRLTEGPINPHDILKVKGINEVQEYLVDQIQEVYRIQGVRIDDKHIEVIVRQMLQKITIDDPGDTSFLSNEAVDKVVLREELERVRTEGGKPATYQPLLLGITKASLSTRSFVSAASFQETTRILTEASIMGSLDPLRGLKENVAIGHLIPAGTGLPEYRNIKTQPLDLMEEEEEEFPELTGEEPAKMA from the coding sequence CGCAAGCGGGTCCCGGTGATCGTGGAAGACAAAGAGAAGCGCCTCCTGCCGAGCGTCGTCGTACACGACTCCGCAGGCAATCAACTCGCCTCCTACTCGCTCCCCACGGGCTCGATGCTCCTGGTTCGCGAGGGGCAATTGATAAAGACGGGGGATGTCGTGGCGAAGATCCGGCGCGAGTCGAGCAAGACGCGCGACATCACGGGAGGCCTTCCCCGCGTCTCTGAGCTCTTCGAGGCGCGCAAGCCCAAGGATGCCGCAGTGATCAGCGAGATCGACGGGATCGTGCATGTCGGCAAGGTGAGCCGTGGAATGCGCAAGGTCCGCGTCGAGGGGGACAACGAGGAGTCGCGCGAGTACCAGATCCCGCAGGGGCGCCACTTGTACGTGCAGGACGGCACGGAGGTCCGGGCGGGCGACCGCCTCACGGAGGGGCCGATCAACCCGCACGACATCCTGAAGGTCAAGGGGATCAACGAGGTGCAGGAATACCTCGTCGACCAGATCCAGGAAGTCTACCGGATCCAGGGCGTGAGGATCGACGACAAGCACATCGAGGTGATCGTCCGGCAGATGCTCCAGAAGATAACGATCGACGATCCGGGAGACACGAGCTTCCTGAGCAACGAGGCGGTCGATAAGGTCGTCCTGCGCGAGGAGCTCGAGCGCGTGAGAACGGAGGGCGGAAAGCCGGCCACCTATCAGCCCCTGCTGCTCGGGATCACCAAGGCCTCGCTCTCGACGCGCAGCTTCGTTTCGGCTGCGTCGTTCCAGGAGACGACGAGGATCCTGACGGAGGCCTCGATCATGGGGAGCCTCGATCCGTTGCGGGGTCTGAAGGAGAACGTGGCCATCGGCCACTTGATCCCCGCGGGGACCGGATTGCCCGAGTATCGGAACATCAAGACCCAGCCGCTCGATCTCATGGAGGAGGAAGAGGAGGAGTTTCCCGAGCTCACCGGCGAGGAGCCGGCCAAAATGGCATAA